In the Astatotilapia calliptera chromosome 5, fAstCal1.2, whole genome shotgun sequence genome, one interval contains:
- the ccdc51 gene encoding mitochondrial potassium channel isoform X2 has protein sequence MRGAQIYLWVHGSCCLSRYSLPGKLTQVRTYSALHQPGSSPSPPPNKPSPSEGKKGSELLKERALTVLQHAGEFGRQWSQRSAQAATATVNHWWEKYEEFVGLNEVREAQTKVTEAEAAFMVARGIVREAHASLEAQQGRLKEIRDRLDRVSREEPHYLELATMEHKLLQEERRLRTAYENAEGSEREKFSLFSVAVRGSHEKERTRAERTKNWSIIGSVLGALIGVMGSTYVNRVRLQELKNLLLEAQKGPESLQEALKIQAGNHRSQQDELRTLIDSLRVALSETFAQRRAVRQDKEGTAPHSPSVSVSALKDLHTGSKRTESLLESLPPKLGQLERGLGKVESEVSTVRKLLETKPQLQTQAGQLLHERPERAESEAVVRSLEETQRTLGEQIRTTNLYNAVFAYTATAITISAVYLLLRGTG, from the exons aTGAG AGGTGCTCAGATCTATCTCTGGGTTCATGGCTCATGCTGTCTGTCCCGCTACTCACTGCCTGGCAAACTCACTCAGGTACGAACCTACAGTGCTCTCCATCAGCCTGGTtcatcaccatcaccacctCCAAACAAGCCTTCCCCTtctgaagggaaaaaaggatCAGAGCTTCTGAAGGAGCGTGCCTTGACTGTCTTACAG CATGCAGGTGAGTTTGGGCGGCAGTGGAGTCAGAGGTCGGCTCAAGCAGCCACTGCCACAGTAAACCACTGGTGGGAGAAGTACGAGGAGTTTGTGGGGCTGAATGAGGTCCGCGAGGCTCAGACAAAGGTCACTGAG GCTGAGGCAGCATTCATGGTGGCCAGAGGGATAGTTCGTGAGGCTCATGCTAGCCTGGAGGCTCAGCAGGGCAGGCTGAAGGAGATCAGAGACCGACTGGACAGAGTCTCAAGGGAGGAGCCACACTACCTGGAACTGGCCACAATGGAGCACAAACTCCTACAA gaggaGCGCCGCCTCCGGACAGCGTACGAGAACGCAGAGGGTTCAGAGAGGGAGAAGTTTTCTTTATTCTCTGTGGCCGTTAGAGGAAGCCACGAGAAGGAGAGGACGAGAGCAGAACGCACCAAGAACTGGTCCATCATTGGCTCGGTGCTCGGAGCCCTGATCGGAGTCATGGGGTCAACATATGTGAACCGAGTCCGCCTGCAG GAGCTGAAGAATCTGCTGCTGGAGGCCCAGAAAGGTCCAGAGAGCCTGCAGGAAGCCCTGAAAATCCAGGCTGGAAACCATCGCTCCCAGCAGGACGAGCTCCGAACGCTCATTGACAGTCTCAGAGTTGCTCTGAGTGAAACCTTCGCACAGAGGAGAGCTGTTCGCCAGGACAAAGAAGGCACAGCCCCACACTCGCCCTCTGTGTCTGTTTCAGCCTTAAAAGATCTCCACACTGGAAGCAAAAGGACCGAGTCCCTCTTAGAGTCCCTGCCACCAAAACTGGGACAACTGGAACGAGGGCTTGGGAAAGTTGAAAGTGAAGTGTCAACCGTGAGGAAGCTGCTGGAGACCAAACCACAGCTTCAGACACAAGCTGGTCAGCTGCTACATGAGAGACCAGAGAGAGCTGAGTCTGAGGCAGTGGTGAGGAGTCTGGAGGAGACTCAGAGGACTCTGGGAGAACAAATCAGGACCACCAATCTTTATAATGCAGTGTTTGCCTACACCGCCACTGCCATCACCATCTCTGCTGTCTACCTGCTGCTCAGAGGAACTGGTTAG
- the ccdc51 gene encoding mitochondrial potassium channel isoform X1 → MRYRGAQIYLWVHGSCCLSRYSLPGKLTQVRTYSALHQPGSSPSPPPNKPSPSEGKKGSELLKERALTVLQHAGEFGRQWSQRSAQAATATVNHWWEKYEEFVGLNEVREAQTKVTEAEAAFMVARGIVREAHASLEAQQGRLKEIRDRLDRVSREEPHYLELATMEHKLLQEERRLRTAYENAEGSEREKFSLFSVAVRGSHEKERTRAERTKNWSIIGSVLGALIGVMGSTYVNRVRLQELKNLLLEAQKGPESLQEALKIQAGNHRSQQDELRTLIDSLRVALSETFAQRRAVRQDKEGTAPHSPSVSVSALKDLHTGSKRTESLLESLPPKLGQLERGLGKVESEVSTVRKLLETKPQLQTQAGQLLHERPERAESEAVVRSLEETQRTLGEQIRTTNLYNAVFAYTATAITISAVYLLLRGTG, encoded by the exons aTGAG GTACAGAGGTGCTCAGATCTATCTCTGGGTTCATGGCTCATGCTGTCTGTCCCGCTACTCACTGCCTGGCAAACTCACTCAGGTACGAACCTACAGTGCTCTCCATCAGCCTGGTtcatcaccatcaccacctCCAAACAAGCCTTCCCCTtctgaagggaaaaaaggatCAGAGCTTCTGAAGGAGCGTGCCTTGACTGTCTTACAG CATGCAGGTGAGTTTGGGCGGCAGTGGAGTCAGAGGTCGGCTCAAGCAGCCACTGCCACAGTAAACCACTGGTGGGAGAAGTACGAGGAGTTTGTGGGGCTGAATGAGGTCCGCGAGGCTCAGACAAAGGTCACTGAG GCTGAGGCAGCATTCATGGTGGCCAGAGGGATAGTTCGTGAGGCTCATGCTAGCCTGGAGGCTCAGCAGGGCAGGCTGAAGGAGATCAGAGACCGACTGGACAGAGTCTCAAGGGAGGAGCCACACTACCTGGAACTGGCCACAATGGAGCACAAACTCCTACAA gaggaGCGCCGCCTCCGGACAGCGTACGAGAACGCAGAGGGTTCAGAGAGGGAGAAGTTTTCTTTATTCTCTGTGGCCGTTAGAGGAAGCCACGAGAAGGAGAGGACGAGAGCAGAACGCACCAAGAACTGGTCCATCATTGGCTCGGTGCTCGGAGCCCTGATCGGAGTCATGGGGTCAACATATGTGAACCGAGTCCGCCTGCAG GAGCTGAAGAATCTGCTGCTGGAGGCCCAGAAAGGTCCAGAGAGCCTGCAGGAAGCCCTGAAAATCCAGGCTGGAAACCATCGCTCCCAGCAGGACGAGCTCCGAACGCTCATTGACAGTCTCAGAGTTGCTCTGAGTGAAACCTTCGCACAGAGGAGAGCTGTTCGCCAGGACAAAGAAGGCACAGCCCCACACTCGCCCTCTGTGTCTGTTTCAGCCTTAAAAGATCTCCACACTGGAAGCAAAAGGACCGAGTCCCTCTTAGAGTCCCTGCCACCAAAACTGGGACAACTGGAACGAGGGCTTGGGAAAGTTGAAAGTGAAGTGTCAACCGTGAGGAAGCTGCTGGAGACCAAACCACAGCTTCAGACACAAGCTGGTCAGCTGCTACATGAGAGACCAGAGAGAGCTGAGTCTGAGGCAGTGGTGAGGAGTCTGGAGGAGACTCAGAGGACTCTGGGAGAACAAATCAGGACCACCAATCTTTATAATGCAGTGTTTGCCTACACCGCCACTGCCATCACCATCTCTGCTGTCTACCTGCTGCTCAGAGGAACTGGTTAG